One genomic window of Hymenobacter sp. J193 includes the following:
- a CDS encoding DinB family protein gives MKTQPFLQQLHNQVHELLAVLSTELEPRNGQALQFKPSATSWSVLECLEHLNRYSRFYNPALRKALAAGHKAGTDAEVGFSWLGRKSYETVRPENRKLQKTLRHMNPSQSALSRDVLKEFRQHQETLLELLRQAETTDLNRKAVPVEFFCVLKLRVGEALLFVVAHQQRHVQQAQRVLQQYTAQQETAPRLVV, from the coding sequence ATGAAAACCCAACCCTTCCTGCAGCAGCTCCACAACCAGGTGCACGAGCTGCTTGCCGTCCTCAGCACCGAACTGGAGCCCCGCAACGGGCAGGCGCTACAGTTCAAGCCCAGTGCTACCAGCTGGAGCGTGCTGGAATGCCTGGAGCACCTGAACCGCTACAGCCGCTTCTATAACCCGGCGCTGCGCAAAGCCCTGGCAGCCGGGCACAAAGCAGGCACTGATGCGGAGGTAGGCTTCAGCTGGCTCGGGCGTAAGTCGTACGAAACGGTGCGGCCTGAGAACCGCAAGCTGCAGAAAACCCTCAGGCACATGAACCCCAGCCAGAGCGCCCTGAGCCGGGACGTACTGAAGGAGTTTCGGCAGCACCAGGAAACCCTGCTGGAACTACTGCGCCAAGCCGAAACGACCGACCTGAACCGCAAGGCCGTGCCCGTGGAGTTTTTTTGTGTGCTGAAGCTGCGGGTAGGCGAGGCGCTGCTGTTTGTGGTAGCCCACCAGCAGCGCCACGTGCAACAGGCCCAGCGCGTACTGCAGCAATACACTGCG
- a CDS encoding Crp/Fnr family transcriptional regulator, with product MAEPAFRSTELTSPQRLRQLLHQVPGLTAADVDALVGRWQRPVHLRRGDFLIQPGQTDHYLYFIDEGVLRIFLPTQHEEICVGFGYASTLICSFPSFVEGRPSSYSIQTLKASRLLAITRADLLELVERRPNIGRFWRAEMERAVVGRIEREIDLLLPEPQRRLDRLRARSPHLFQLVPRKYIASYLRMTPETLSRLR from the coding sequence ATGGCTGAGCCAGCTTTCCGTTCCACCGAATTGACCAGCCCGCAGCGCCTGCGCCAGCTGCTGCACCAGGTGCCGGGACTAACGGCCGCCGACGTTGATGCCCTCGTGGGTCGGTGGCAGCGCCCGGTGCACCTCCGCCGCGGCGACTTCCTCATCCAGCCCGGCCAAACCGACCACTACCTGTATTTTATAGACGAAGGCGTGCTGCGCATTTTTCTGCCTACCCAGCACGAGGAAATCTGCGTGGGCTTCGGCTACGCCAGCACGCTTATCTGCTCATTCCCGTCGTTTGTGGAAGGGCGCCCATCTTCCTACAGCATTCAAACGCTGAAAGCCAGCCGCCTGCTGGCCATTACCCGCGCCGATTTGCTGGAGCTGGTGGAACGCCGGCCCAATATCGGGCGGTTCTGGCGGGCCGAAATGGAGCGGGCCGTGGTAGGGCGCATCGAGCGGGAAATAGACTTGCTGCTGCCCGAGCCCCAGCGCCGCCTCGACCGGCTGCGGGCCCGCAGCCCGCACCTGTTTCAGCTGGTGCCGCGCAAGTACATTGCCTCCTACCTGCGCATGACGCCCGAAACCCTGAGCCGCCTGCGCTAA
- a CDS encoding NfeD family protein codes for MDWLTIALLLLFGLLFVAAEVIFIPGTTIVGLVGLGLLIAGIWLGYRDLGTPLGHYMLLGSAVVVGVLVYVGLRPRNLNKMALTSVNNTSVHDIRRPDVPAGTVGRTLSALRPAGTALFAEARREVVTRGEFLAAGTPVRVLGIEQNRIVVEQA; via the coding sequence ATGGACTGGCTTACCATTGCGTTGCTTTTGCTGTTCGGCTTGCTGTTTGTGGCCGCCGAAGTTATTTTTATTCCGGGCACTACCATCGTCGGCCTCGTGGGGCTGGGGCTGCTGATTGCGGGCATCTGGCTAGGCTACCGCGACCTGGGCACCCCACTGGGCCACTACATGCTGCTGGGCTCGGCCGTGGTAGTGGGCGTGCTGGTGTACGTGGGGCTGCGGCCGCGCAACCTCAATAAGATGGCCCTCACCAGCGTCAACAATACCAGCGTGCACGATATCCGCCGCCCCGACGTACCGGCCGGCACGGTGGGCCGTACGCTGTCGGCGCTTCGGCCGGCCGGCACTGCGCTGTTTGCCGAAGCAAGGCGCGAGGTGGTAACGCGCGGCGAATTTCTGGCCGCCGGCACGCCTGTTCGGGTGCTGGGCATCGAGCAGAACCGCATTGTAGTAGAGCAGGCCTGA
- the floA gene encoding flotillin-like protein FloA (flotillin-like protein involved in membrane lipid rafts), producing the protein MEFPFFPLAVGAVALLVLLYFFPISLWITALFSGVRVSLFQLAFMRVRKVPPSLIVNSMITSTKAGLELTANDLETHYLAGGNIPSVIKALISADKANIPLTFKQATAIDLAGRDVFEAVTTSVNPKVINTPNVAAVAQDGIQLIAKARITVRANITQLVGGAGEETILARVGEGIVTSIGSSKSHKEVLENPDKISKLVLSKGLDAGTAFEILSIDIADIDIGENIGAKLQIDQATADLKVAEAKAEERRAMAVAVEQENRAKTQEAKALVVQAEAEIPRAIAEAFRSGNLGVMDYYKMRNVQADTDMRDSIANPGGQSGSTKPGRDEQRLS; encoded by the coding sequence ATGGAGTTTCCCTTTTTTCCGCTGGCGGTGGGTGCCGTGGCCCTGCTGGTGCTGCTGTATTTCTTCCCCATCAGCCTCTGGATTACGGCGCTGTTTTCGGGCGTACGCGTGAGCTTGTTCCAACTGGCCTTTATGCGGGTGCGCAAGGTACCGCCGTCCCTTATTGTCAACTCCATGATTACTAGCACAAAAGCCGGGCTGGAGCTCACGGCCAACGACCTGGAAACGCACTACCTGGCCGGGGGCAATATTCCCAGCGTCATTAAAGCGCTGATTTCGGCCGACAAAGCCAACATCCCGCTCACTTTCAAGCAAGCCACCGCCATCGACCTGGCGGGCCGCGACGTATTCGAGGCCGTCACGACGTCCGTTAACCCGAAGGTTATCAACACACCCAACGTGGCGGCCGTGGCGCAGGATGGCATTCAGCTGATTGCCAAAGCCCGCATTACGGTGCGCGCCAATATCACGCAGCTGGTAGGCGGTGCCGGCGAAGAAACGATTCTGGCCCGCGTGGGTGAAGGTATCGTGACGAGTATCGGTTCGTCGAAGTCGCACAAGGAGGTGCTCGAAAACCCCGATAAGATTTCCAAGCTGGTGCTCAGCAAGGGCCTTGATGCCGGTACGGCCTTCGAAATTCTGTCCATCGACATTGCCGACATCGATATAGGAGAAAACATCGGGGCCAAGCTGCAGATCGACCAAGCCACCGCCGACCTGAAAGTGGCCGAAGCCAAAGCCGAGGAGCGCCGTGCTATGGCCGTAGCCGTGGAGCAGGAAAACCGCGCCAAAACCCAGGAAGCCAAGGCTCTGGTAGTGCAGGCCGAAGCCGAGATTCCGCGCGCTATTGCCGAAGCCTTCCGCAGCGGCAACTTAGGCGTAATGGACTACTATAAAATGCGCAACGTACAGGCTGACACCGACATGCGCGACTCCATTGCCAACCCCGGCGGTCAGAGCGGCAGCACCAAGCCCGGCCGCGACGAGCAGCGGCTCAGCTAA